In Silene latifolia isolate original U9 population chromosome 3, ASM4854445v1, whole genome shotgun sequence, a single window of DNA contains:
- the LOC141646089 gene encoding zinc finger protein ZAT5-like — protein sequence MVAQQDTTIVGENANKTMLMMMIKGKRSIRSRLSSPSSLTMSTTDEAASSVSDVWTPAAASEEEQDMARCLILLAQGTPTPKNNNNNNNNNNGMMSYECKTCNRTFPSFQALGGHRTSHKKPKLTDVMTTESKKPSLTFSIVSDGSNNQIDQSNEDDGLSLMLQMGSTSVTTNKGKVHECSICGAEFSSGQALGGHMRRHRPIASALKMAVTTEQAAIPNSGFSLDLNLPAPEEDYSSSKFVFPSNDKTLVFTASSLVDCHY from the coding sequence ATGGTTGCCCAACAAGATACAACAATTGTTGGGGAAAATGCTAATAAGaccatgttgatgatgatgatcaagGGTAAAAGAAGTATACGCTCTCGATTATCGTCCCCTTCCTCCTTAACCATGTCAACCACCGATGAAGCTGCCTCTTCTGTGTCTGATGTGTGGACCCCTGCTGCCGCGTCCGAGGAGGAACAGGATATGGCCCGCTGCTTGATTCTTCTAGCTCAAGGTACACCTACtcccaaaaacaacaacaacaacaacaataataataacggtATGATGTCGTACGAGTGCAAGACATGCAACAGGACATTCCCATCATTCCAAGCCCTAGGCGGACACAGGACCAGCCACAAGAAACCCAAACTTACCGACGTCATGACAACAGAATCGAAAAAACCGTCGCTGACATTCTCGATTGTTAGCGACGGTTCTAATAATCAAATTGATCAATCCAACGAGGATGATGGCTTATCCCTAATGCTACAAATGGGTAGTACTAGTGTTACTACCAATAAGGGGAAGGTGCATGAATGTAGTATTTGTGGGGCAGAATTCTCGTCAGGGCAAGCATTGGGGGGTCACATGAGACGCCACCGCCCTATCGCTTCTGCCTTGAAGATGGCGGTGACAACGGAGCAAGCGGCAATACCGAACAGCGGTTTTTCGTTAGACTTGAACCTTCCGGCACCTGAAGAGGATTACTCATCATCCAAGTTTGTTTTCCCATCTAATGACAAGACATTGGTTTTCACCGCATCTTCTTTGGTGGATTGCCATTATTGA